The Anopheles coluzzii chromosome 2, AcolN3, whole genome shotgun sequence genome window below encodes:
- the LOC120953716 gene encoding tyrosine-protein phosphatase 10D isoform X3, which translates to MQSTLERRKKMQPPTLHTHKQPERSDPATERRMGRRKLAAPGSMRLSSGLGLRELLLSSCLVVLLLAQQCYGADLVIEIPGNQGLDDSFYRLDYYPPIGNPAPNATIASRDVGDEIQFSNGLPGTRYNFWLYYTNSTHKDWLTWTVSITTAPDPPANLTVIPRSGKNVIINWSPPAQGNYSSFKLKILGLSDNFATNQTVAIEDNQFQYMVRDLTPGATYQVQAYTLYDGKESVAYTSRNFTTKPNTPGKFIVWFRNETTLLVLWQPPYPAGIYTHYKVSIEPPDALGSVLYVQKEGEPPGPAQAAFKGLVPGRAYNISVQTMSEDEISLPTTAQYRTVPLRPMNVTFDKKSITENSFKVMWEAPKGTSEFDKYQVSLSTSRRQQAVLRNDNENMAWLEFKDNLDPGKTYQVVVKTVSGKVTSWPASGDVTLKPLPVKQLQSYTDSKTGVITISWKPDELSTQDEYRISYHELETNNGDSSTMSTNQTSFALESLLPGRNYSVTVQALSRKMESNETVIFVVTRPSSPIIEDLKSIREGLNISWKSDVNSKQDKYEVTYTRNDTNDGKTVLTTESRLVFTNLYPGAGYEVKVFAVSHGLRSEPHSYFQAVYPNPPRNMTIEKVTSNSVLVHWKPPERSEFTEYSIRYRTESEKQWIRLPSVKATEADVTDMTPGEKYTIQVNTVSYGVESPNPQQVNQTVRPNPVSNIAPLVDSNNITLEFPRPEGRVETYIIHWWPTEQPEQVSMKNFTEVNTILPYPGTLSDDEKTVEEPPLVRLLIGDLMSGVMYNFKIQTISYGLTSDLTKLQTRTMPLIQSEVVIVNNMHTRDMVTLSYTPTPQQSSKFDLYRFSLGDPSIPDKEKLANDTDRKVTFTGLTPGRLYNITVWTVSGKVSSQPIQRQDRMFPDPITMLEATSINDTWIALKWDIPKGEYTSFEVQYLMNDSHYVQNYTVNNHITITDLKPHRNYTITVVVRSGTESSVLRVSLPISANFQTKEALPGRMDKFAPIDIQPSEITFEWSLPPNEQNGIIRQFTITYGLDGSQHTQVKDFRPNELRGSIKALQPGKSYVFRIQAKTAIGYGPEHIWKQKMPILAPPKPETQVVPTEVGSSATTIEIRFRKHYFSDQNGVVTTYTIIIAEDDSKNASGLEMPSWRDVQSYSVWPPYQVIEPYYPFKNSSVEDFTIGTENCDAKKTGYCNGPLKSGTTYKVKVRAFTAPDKFTDTAYSYPIRTALLSVDAQDNTSLIVSITVPLLIIAMLVGVVLFLRRRRHTGRKTTEQRTNDNMSLPDSTIETSRPVLVKNFAEHYRMMSADSDFRFSEEFEELKHIGRDQPCTFADLPCNRPKNRFTNILPYDHSRFKLQPVDDEEGSDYINANYVPGHNSPREFIVTQGPLHSTRDDFWRMCWESNSRAIVMLTRTFEKGREKCDHYWPHDTVPVYYGDIKVTLLNDSHYPDWVITEFMMTRGEQQRIIRHFHFTTWPDFGVPNPPQTLARFVRAFRERVGPDQRPIVVHCSAGVGRSGTFITLDRILQQIQVSDYVDIFGIVWAMRKERVWMVQTEQQYICIHQCLLVVLEGKEGTEREIHDNQGYEEPRDDDQQSEEQLLIENRSDDELDEVAAREQHQQNGTAGGIENHELDRRRSATVEIVDNELVMMQQANFTAGETTEEELLDEEEEVEVTVDGLMIVSRKQSHVSSSTPAMGGDGQQQEQHQHSNSNSASNNERDQPSSGQDERSISSNGTNSNNSANSGYESSPHKRRSLAATSQERVHDRRSLSFSTGGAEIVSKGDPSSGDHQQQHQQQQQQVQQTYQVGGPLQQQQQQQHQAVLPPGQHHSHQPTVGGGKLWKEER; encoded by the exons GCCCGCCAATCTGACCGTGATACCGCGCAGCGGCAAGAACGTCATCATCAACTGGAGTCCACCGGCCCAGGGCAACTATTCGTCGTTCAAGCTGAAGATCCTCGGCCTGTCGGACAACTTTGCCACCAACCAGACGGTGGCGATCGAAGACAATCAGTTCCAGTACATGGTGCGGGACCTGACGCCCGGCGCGACGTACCAGGTGCAGGCCTACACGCTCTACGATGGCAAAGAGTCGGTGGCTTACACGAGCCGCAACTTCACCACAA AACCTAACACACCGGGAAAGTTCATCGTGTGGTTCCGCAATGAAACGACGCTCTTGGTGCTATGGCAGCCGCCCTATCCAGCCGGCATATACACCCACTACAAGGTGTCGATCGAACCGCCGGATGCGCTCGGCAGTGTACTGTACGTGCAGAAGGAGGGCGAACCGCCCGGCCCGGCTCAGGCCGCGTTCAAAGGTCTCGTTCCGGGCAGAGCCTACAACATCTCGGTGCAGACCATGTCGGAGGATGAAATATCGCTTCCGACCACCGCCCAGTACCGCACCGTGCCGTTGCGTCCGATGAACGTAACGTTCGACAAAAAGTCCATCACGGAAAACTCGTTCAAAGTGATGTGGGAAGCGCCGAAGGGCACGAGCGAGTTCGACAAATATCAGGTCTCGCTGTCAACGTCCCGGCGACAGCAGGCGGTACTGCGAAATGACAACGAAAATATGGCCTGGCTCGAGTTCAAGGACAATCTCGACCCGGGCAAAACGTACCAGGTCGTGGTGAAGACCGTCTCAGGCAAGGTAACGTCCTGGCCGGCGAGCGGCGACGTTACGCTGAAACCGCTCCCCGTCAAGCAGTTGCAATCGTACACCGATAGCAAAACCGGCGTCATTACCATCTCCTGGAAGCCGGACGAGCTGAGCACACAGGACGAGTATCGCATCAGCTATCACGAGCTGGAAACGAATAATGGCGATTCGAGCACGATGAGCACCAATCAAACCTCGTTTGCGCTGGAATCGCTGCTTCCGGGGCGGAACTACTCCGTTACCGTGCAGGCACTGTCGCGCAAGATGGAATCCAACGAAACGGTCATCTTCGTCGTAACGCGACCCTCCTCGCCGATTATCGAAGATCTTAAGTCGATCCGCGAGGGGCTCAACATTAGCTGGAAGAGTGACGTGAACTCAAAGCAGGACAAGTACGAGGTGACCTACACGCGCAACGATACCAATGATGGCAAGACAGTGCTGACCACGGAGAGTCGGCTGGTCTTTACGAATCTCTACCCCGGCGCCGGCTACGAAGTGAAGGTATTCGCCGTGAGCCATGGATTGCGCAGCGAGCCGCACTCGTACTTCCAGGCAGTCT ATCCAAACCCACCGAGAAACATGACGATTGAAAAGGTGACGAGCAACTCGGTGCTCGTGCACTGGAAACCGCCAGAGCGGTCCGAGTTCACCGAGTACTCCATCCGGTATCGCACGGAAAGTGAAAAGCAATGGATTCGGCTACCCTCGGTAAAGGCAACCGAAGCGGACGTTACCGATATGACGCCGGGTGAAAAGTACACTATTCAGGTGAACACCGTCAGCTACGGCGTGGAAAGTCCCAATCCGCAGCAGGTGAACCAAACGGTGCGGCCGAATCCCGTCTCCAACATTGCTCCGCTGGTGGACTCGAACAACATTACGCTTGAGTTCCCAAGACCGGAGGGCCGCGTGGAAACGTACATCATTCACTGGTGGCCAACCGAGCAGCCGGAGCAAGTATCGATGAAAAATTTCACAGAAGTTAATACAA TACTACCGTATCCCGGCACATTGAGCGACGATGAAAAGACGGTGGAAGAACCGCCGCTTGTACGATTGCTTATTGGAGATCTGATGTCCGGTGTAATGTACAACTTCAAAATCCAAACCATCTCGTACGGCTTGACAAGCGATCTTACTAAGCTGCAAACGCGCACGATGCCGTTGATACAATCCGAAGTGGTGATCGTGAACAATATGCACACGCGGGACATGGTTACGCTCAGCTACACGCCCACCCCACAGCAGTCGTCGAAGTTCGATCTGTACCGCTTCTCGCTTGGCGATCCTAGCATTCCAGATAAGGAAAAGCTGGCGAACGATACCGACCGGAAGGTAACATTCACCGGTCTCACTCCTGGCCGGCTGTACAACATAACCGTGTGGACGGTGAGTGGAAAGGTATCGAGCCAGCCGATCCAGCGACAGGATCGCATGTTCCCCGACCCCATCACCATGCTCGAAGCGACCAGCATCAACGACACCTGGATTGCGCTCAAGTGGGACATTCCCAAGGGAGAATACACCTCGTTCGAGGTGCAATATCTAATGAACGATTCGCACTATGTGCAGAACTATACTGTCAACAATCATATCACCATAACGGACCTGAAGCCTCACCGTAACTACACCATTACGGTGGTGGTCCGTTCGGGAACGGAGTCGAGCGTGCTGCGCGTCAGCCTGCCTATTTCGGCCAACTTCCAAACGAAGGAAGCGCTCCCGGGACGGATGGACAAGTTCGCGCCGATCGATATTCAGCCGAGCGAAATAACGTTCGAATGGTCACTGCCACCGAACGAACAGAATGGCATAATCCGTCAGTTTACGATCACCTACGGGTTGGATGGTTCGCAGCACACCCAGGTGAAGGACTTCCGACCGAATGAGCTGCGCGGCTCGATCAAGGCACTGCAGCCGGGCAAATCGTACGTGTTCCGCATCCAGGCAAAGACAGCCATCGGCTACGGGCCGGAGCATATCTGGAAGCAGAAGATGCCAATTCTCGCCCCACCAAAGCCGGAAACGCAAGTCGTTCCAACGGAGGTGGGTAGCAGCGCTACGACCATCGAAATACGCTTCCGCAAACATTACTTCAGCGATCAGAATGGAGTTGTGACTACGTACACTATCATAATTGCCGAAGATGATTCGAAGAACGCGTCGGGCCTGGAAATGCCCAGCTGGCGCGATGTGCAATCGTACAGCGTGTGGCCACCGTACCAAGTGATCGAACCGTACTATCCGTTCAAGAACAGCTCGGTAGAGGATTTCACCATTGGCACCGAGAACTGTGACGCAAAGAAAACGGGCTATTGCAATGGTCCGCTTAAATCAGGCACTACGTACAAGGTGAAGGTGCGAGCATTCACGGCACCGGACAAATTCACCGATACGGCCTATAGCTATCCCATCCGCACCG CTCTTCTATCGGTGGATG CCCAAGACAATACATCGCTCATTGTGTCGATTACCGTACCATTACTGATCATTGCAATGCTTGTCGGTGTGGTACTGTTCCTGCGTCGACGACGACACACCGGCCGCAAAACCACCGAGCAACGAACTAACGACAATATGTCCCTTCCGGACAGTACCATCGAAACTAGCCGTCCGGTATTGGTGAAAAATTTTGCCGAACACTATCGTATGATGTCCGCAGACTCCGATTTTAG ATTTAGCGAGGAGTTCGAAGAGCTGAAACATATCGGGCGCGATCAACCATGCACATTTGCGGATCTGCCGTGCAATAGGCCTAAGAATCggtttacaaacattttacCATATGACCATTCCCGATTTAAACTTCAACCCGTGGACGACGAGGAAGGTTCGGACTACATTAATGCTAACTACGTCCCG GGCCACAACTCGCCGAGAGAATTTATTGTGACGCAAGGTCCACTACACTCGACGCGGGACGATTTCTGGCGAATGTGCTGGGAAAGCAATTCGCGTGCGATTGTGATGCTAACGCGGACCTTTGAGAAGGGTCGCGAAAAGTGCGATCACTACTGGCCGCACGATACCGTACCAGTATATTACGGTGACATTAAAGTGACACTACTTAACGATAGCCATTATCCCGACTGGGTCATCACAGAGTTTATGATGACGAGG GGCGAGCAACAGCGCATAATACGTCATTTCCACTTCACGACGTGGCCCGACTTTGGTGTGCCAAATCCTCCTCAAACGCTTGCACGGTTCGTGCGAGCCTTCCGCGAGCGCGTCGGACCTGATCAGCGGCCGATCGTAGTGCACTGTAGTGCCGGTGTCGGGCGGTCCGGCACCTTCATCACGCTGGACAGAATATTGCAGCAAATCCAGGTGTCAGACTATGTTGACATCTTTGGCATCGTCTGGGCAATGCGAAAAG AACGTGTCTGGATGGTACAAACGGAGCAGCAATATATCTGCATTCACCAGTGTTTGCTGGTCGTGCTGGAGGGTAAGGAAGGCACTGAGCGTGAGATTCACGACAATCAAGGCTACGAAG AGCCTCGAGATGATGATCAGCAGTCGGAAGAGCAGTTGCTCATtgaaaatcgttccgatgatGAGCTGGACGAGGTGGCGGCCAgagagcagcatcaacagAACGGTACTGCCGGCGGTATAGAAAACCATGAATTGGATCGCCGAAGAAGTGCAACTGTTGAGATCGTCGACAATGAGCTGGTCATGATGCAGCAGGCCAACTTCACTGCCGGCGAAACGACAGAAGAAGAGCTGCTCGATGAGGAAGAGGAAGTGGAGGTGACGGTTGATGGGCTCATGATTGTGTCCAGAAAACAGTCCCATGTAAGCTCCTCCACACCGGCGATGGGTGGTGATggccagcagcaggagcagcaccAACACTCCAACAGCAACTCTGCCAGCAACAATGAGCGAGACCAACCTTCATCCGGGCAGGACGAGCGTTCTATTAGTAGCAATGGAACGAACAGCAATAACAGTGCCAACAGTGGCTACGAATCGAGCCCTCACAAACGCCGCTCATTGGCAGCCACGAGCCAGGAACGGGTGCATGATCGGCGATCGCTCAGTTTCTCCACCGGGGGTGCAGAGATTGTAAGCAAAGGGGACCCATCGAGCGGAgatcatcaacagcagcatcaacaacaacagcagcaggtgcAGCAAACCTACCAAGTAGGAGgaccgctgcagcagcaacagcagcagcagcatcaagcCGTCCTTCCGCCAGGGCAGCACCATTCTCATCAGCCCACGGTCGGCGGTGGGAAGCTGTGGAAGGAGGAAAGATGA
- the LOC120953716 gene encoding tyrosine-protein phosphatase 10D isoform X7, with the protein MQSTLERRKKMQPPTLHTHKQPERSDPATERRMGRRKLAAPGSMRLSSGLGLRELLLSSCLVVLLLAQQCYGADLVIEIPGNQGLDDSFYRLDYYPPIGNPAPNATIASRDVGDEIQFSNGLPGTRYNFWLYYTNSTHKDWLTWTVSITTAPDPPANLTVIPRSGKNVIINWSPPAQGNYSSFKLKILGLSDNFATNQTVAIEDNQFQYMVRDLTPGATYQVQAYTLYDGKESVAYTSRNFTTKRYRHKDLLDIKILREPNTPGKFIVWFRNETTLLVLWQPPYPAGIYTHYKVSIEPPDALGSVLYVQKEGEPPGPAQAAFKGLVPGRAYNISVQTMSEDEISLPTTAQYRTVPLRPMNVTFDKKSITENSFKVMWEAPKGTSEFDKYQVSLSTSRRQQAVLRNDNENMAWLEFKDNLDPGKTYQVVVKTVSGKVTSWPASGDVTLKPLPVKQLQSYTDSKTGVITISWKPDELSTQDEYRISYHELETNNGDSSTMSTNQTSFALESLLPGRNYSVTVQALSRKMESNETVIFVVTRPSSPIIEDLKSIREGLNISWKSDVNSKQDKYEVTYTRNDTNDGKTVLTTESRLVFTNLYPGAGYEVKVFAVSHGLRSEPHSYFQAVYPNPPRNMTIEKVTSNSVLVHWKPPERSEFTEYSIRYRTESEKQWIRLPSVKATEADVTDMTPGEKYTIQVNTVSYGVESPNPQQVNQTVRPNPVSNIAPLVDSNNITLEFPRPEGRVETYIIHWWPTEQPEQVSMKNFTEVNTILPYPGTLSDDEKTVEEPPLVRLLIGDLMSGVMYNFKIQTISYGLTSDLTKLQTRTMPLIQSEVVIVNNMHTRDMVTLSYTPTPQQSSKFDLYRFSLGDPSIPDKEKLANDTDRKVTFTGLTPGRLYNITVWTVSGKVSSQPIQRQDRMFPDPITMLEATSINDTWIALKWDIPKGEYTSFEVQYLMNDSHYVQNYTVNNHITITDLKPHRNYTITVVVRSGTESSVLRVSLPISANFQTKEALPGRMDKFAPIDIQPSEITFEWSLPPNEQNGIIRQFTITYGLDGSQHTQVKDFRPNELRGSIKALQPGKSYVFRIQAKTAIGYGPEHIWKQKMPILAPPKPETQVVPTEVGSSATTIEIRFRKHYFSDQNGVVTTYTIIIAEDDSKNASGLEMPSWRDVQSYSVWPPYQVIEPYYPFKNSSVEDFTIGTENCDAKKTGYCNGPLKSGTTYKVKVRAFTAPDKFTDTAYSYPIRTALLSVDAQDNTSLIVSITVPLLIIAMLVGVVLFLRRRRHTGRKTTEQRTNDNMSLPDSTIETSRPVLVKNFAEHYRMMSADSDFRFSEEFEELKHIGRDQPCTFADLPCNRPKNRFTNILPYDHSRFKLQPVDDEEGSDYINANYVPGHNSPREFIVTQGPLHSTRDDFWRMCWESNSRAIVMLTRTFEKGREKCDHYWPHDTVPVYYGDIKVTLLNDSHYPDWVITEFMMTRGEQQRIIRHFHFTTWPDFGVPNPPQTLARFVRAFRERVGPDQRPIVVHCSAGVGRSGTFITLDRILQQIQVSDYVDIFGIVWAMRKERVWMVQTEQQYICIHQCLLVVLEGKEGTEREIHDNQGYEDDEGIAESGM; encoded by the exons GCCCGCCAATCTGACCGTGATACCGCGCAGCGGCAAGAACGTCATCATCAACTGGAGTCCACCGGCCCAGGGCAACTATTCGTCGTTCAAGCTGAAGATCCTCGGCCTGTCGGACAACTTTGCCACCAACCAGACGGTGGCGATCGAAGACAATCAGTTCCAGTACATGGTGCGGGACCTGACGCCCGGCGCGACGTACCAGGTGCAGGCCTACACGCTCTACGATGGCAAAGAGTCGGTGGCTTACACGAGCCGCAACTTCACCACAA AGCGCTATCGGCACAAAGATCTGCTGGACATTAAGATTCTGCGAG AACCTAACACACCGGGAAAGTTCATCGTGTGGTTCCGCAATGAAACGACGCTCTTGGTGCTATGGCAGCCGCCCTATCCAGCCGGCATATACACCCACTACAAGGTGTCGATCGAACCGCCGGATGCGCTCGGCAGTGTACTGTACGTGCAGAAGGAGGGCGAACCGCCCGGCCCGGCTCAGGCCGCGTTCAAAGGTCTCGTTCCGGGCAGAGCCTACAACATCTCGGTGCAGACCATGTCGGAGGATGAAATATCGCTTCCGACCACCGCCCAGTACCGCACCGTGCCGTTGCGTCCGATGAACGTAACGTTCGACAAAAAGTCCATCACGGAAAACTCGTTCAAAGTGATGTGGGAAGCGCCGAAGGGCACGAGCGAGTTCGACAAATATCAGGTCTCGCTGTCAACGTCCCGGCGACAGCAGGCGGTACTGCGAAATGACAACGAAAATATGGCCTGGCTCGAGTTCAAGGACAATCTCGACCCGGGCAAAACGTACCAGGTCGTGGTGAAGACCGTCTCAGGCAAGGTAACGTCCTGGCCGGCGAGCGGCGACGTTACGCTGAAACCGCTCCCCGTCAAGCAGTTGCAATCGTACACCGATAGCAAAACCGGCGTCATTACCATCTCCTGGAAGCCGGACGAGCTGAGCACACAGGACGAGTATCGCATCAGCTATCACGAGCTGGAAACGAATAATGGCGATTCGAGCACGATGAGCACCAATCAAACCTCGTTTGCGCTGGAATCGCTGCTTCCGGGGCGGAACTACTCCGTTACCGTGCAGGCACTGTCGCGCAAGATGGAATCCAACGAAACGGTCATCTTCGTCGTAACGCGACCCTCCTCGCCGATTATCGAAGATCTTAAGTCGATCCGCGAGGGGCTCAACATTAGCTGGAAGAGTGACGTGAACTCAAAGCAGGACAAGTACGAGGTGACCTACACGCGCAACGATACCAATGATGGCAAGACAGTGCTGACCACGGAGAGTCGGCTGGTCTTTACGAATCTCTACCCCGGCGCCGGCTACGAAGTGAAGGTATTCGCCGTGAGCCATGGATTGCGCAGCGAGCCGCACTCGTACTTCCAGGCAGTCT ATCCAAACCCACCGAGAAACATGACGATTGAAAAGGTGACGAGCAACTCGGTGCTCGTGCACTGGAAACCGCCAGAGCGGTCCGAGTTCACCGAGTACTCCATCCGGTATCGCACGGAAAGTGAAAAGCAATGGATTCGGCTACCCTCGGTAAAGGCAACCGAAGCGGACGTTACCGATATGACGCCGGGTGAAAAGTACACTATTCAGGTGAACACCGTCAGCTACGGCGTGGAAAGTCCCAATCCGCAGCAGGTGAACCAAACGGTGCGGCCGAATCCCGTCTCCAACATTGCTCCGCTGGTGGACTCGAACAACATTACGCTTGAGTTCCCAAGACCGGAGGGCCGCGTGGAAACGTACATCATTCACTGGTGGCCAACCGAGCAGCCGGAGCAAGTATCGATGAAAAATTTCACAGAAGTTAATACAA TACTACCGTATCCCGGCACATTGAGCGACGATGAAAAGACGGTGGAAGAACCGCCGCTTGTACGATTGCTTATTGGAGATCTGATGTCCGGTGTAATGTACAACTTCAAAATCCAAACCATCTCGTACGGCTTGACAAGCGATCTTACTAAGCTGCAAACGCGCACGATGCCGTTGATACAATCCGAAGTGGTGATCGTGAACAATATGCACACGCGGGACATGGTTACGCTCAGCTACACGCCCACCCCACAGCAGTCGTCGAAGTTCGATCTGTACCGCTTCTCGCTTGGCGATCCTAGCATTCCAGATAAGGAAAAGCTGGCGAACGATACCGACCGGAAGGTAACATTCACCGGTCTCACTCCTGGCCGGCTGTACAACATAACCGTGTGGACGGTGAGTGGAAAGGTATCGAGCCAGCCGATCCAGCGACAGGATCGCATGTTCCCCGACCCCATCACCATGCTCGAAGCGACCAGCATCAACGACACCTGGATTGCGCTCAAGTGGGACATTCCCAAGGGAGAATACACCTCGTTCGAGGTGCAATATCTAATGAACGATTCGCACTATGTGCAGAACTATACTGTCAACAATCATATCACCATAACGGACCTGAAGCCTCACCGTAACTACACCATTACGGTGGTGGTCCGTTCGGGAACGGAGTCGAGCGTGCTGCGCGTCAGCCTGCCTATTTCGGCCAACTTCCAAACGAAGGAAGCGCTCCCGGGACGGATGGACAAGTTCGCGCCGATCGATATTCAGCCGAGCGAAATAACGTTCGAATGGTCACTGCCACCGAACGAACAGAATGGCATAATCCGTCAGTTTACGATCACCTACGGGTTGGATGGTTCGCAGCACACCCAGGTGAAGGACTTCCGACCGAATGAGCTGCGCGGCTCGATCAAGGCACTGCAGCCGGGCAAATCGTACGTGTTCCGCATCCAGGCAAAGACAGCCATCGGCTACGGGCCGGAGCATATCTGGAAGCAGAAGATGCCAATTCTCGCCCCACCAAAGCCGGAAACGCAAGTCGTTCCAACGGAGGTGGGTAGCAGCGCTACGACCATCGAAATACGCTTCCGCAAACATTACTTCAGCGATCAGAATGGAGTTGTGACTACGTACACTATCATAATTGCCGAAGATGATTCGAAGAACGCGTCGGGCCTGGAAATGCCCAGCTGGCGCGATGTGCAATCGTACAGCGTGTGGCCACCGTACCAAGTGATCGAACCGTACTATCCGTTCAAGAACAGCTCGGTAGAGGATTTCACCATTGGCACCGAGAACTGTGACGCAAAGAAAACGGGCTATTGCAATGGTCCGCTTAAATCAGGCACTACGTACAAGGTGAAGGTGCGAGCATTCACGGCACCGGACAAATTCACCGATACGGCCTATAGCTATCCCATCCGCACCG CTCTTCTATCGGTGGATG CCCAAGACAATACATCGCTCATTGTGTCGATTACCGTACCATTACTGATCATTGCAATGCTTGTCGGTGTGGTACTGTTCCTGCGTCGACGACGACACACCGGCCGCAAAACCACCGAGCAACGAACTAACGACAATATGTCCCTTCCGGACAGTACCATCGAAACTAGCCGTCCGGTATTGGTGAAAAATTTTGCCGAACACTATCGTATGATGTCCGCAGACTCCGATTTTAG ATTTAGCGAGGAGTTCGAAGAGCTGAAACATATCGGGCGCGATCAACCATGCACATTTGCGGATCTGCCGTGCAATAGGCCTAAGAATCggtttacaaacattttacCATATGACCATTCCCGATTTAAACTTCAACCCGTGGACGACGAGGAAGGTTCGGACTACATTAATGCTAACTACGTCCCG GGCCACAACTCGCCGAGAGAATTTATTGTGACGCAAGGTCCACTACACTCGACGCGGGACGATTTCTGGCGAATGTGCTGGGAAAGCAATTCGCGTGCGATTGTGATGCTAACGCGGACCTTTGAGAAGGGTCGCGAAAAGTGCGATCACTACTGGCCGCACGATACCGTACCAGTATATTACGGTGACATTAAAGTGACACTACTTAACGATAGCCATTATCCCGACTGGGTCATCACAGAGTTTATGATGACGAGG GGCGAGCAACAGCGCATAATACGTCATTTCCACTTCACGACGTGGCCCGACTTTGGTGTGCCAAATCCTCCTCAAACGCTTGCACGGTTCGTGCGAGCCTTCCGCGAGCGCGTCGGACCTGATCAGCGGCCGATCGTAGTGCACTGTAGTGCCGGTGTCGGGCGGTCCGGCACCTTCATCACGCTGGACAGAATATTGCAGCAAATCCAGGTGTCAGACTATGTTGACATCTTTGGCATCGTCTGGGCAATGCGAAAAG AACGTGTCTGGATGGTACAAACGGAGCAGCAATATATCTGCATTCACCAGTGTTTGCTGGTCGTGCTGGAGGGTAAGGAAGGCACTGAGCGTGAGATTCACGACAATCAAGGCTACGAAG ATGACGAAGGAATCGCTGAGTCGGGAATGTAA